The following proteins are co-located in the Paenibacillus sp. FSL H8-0079 genome:
- a CDS encoding ABC transporter permease encodes MSISWNSIEGAIELGLLYALMALGVYITFRILDFPDLTVDGSFTTGGAIAAVMISNDFSPWLACLAAMAGGMVAGACTGLLHTKGKINGLLSGILMMIALYSINMRILGAPNKSIMGMDNPFSGEHVMVLIIIVVLVFKIMLDLFMKTDIGLALRATGDNKRMIRSFGANTDVTTIVGVSLSNGLVALSGAFIAQQSGFADITMGIGMIVIGLASVIIGEAILGARTVFWATLAAIVGSIIYRIVVALALQVEWFDTSDLKLITAVIVIIALVFPTMQRSMKQRSLARKRTEELMRSGGQQTKGGM; translated from the coding sequence GTGAGTATAAGCTGGAATTCAATTGAAGGAGCGATCGAGCTGGGGCTTTTATATGCACTGATGGCACTTGGTGTGTATATTACGTTCCGCATACTCGATTTTCCTGACCTTACCGTAGACGGAAGTTTTACAACAGGAGGCGCAATCGCGGCGGTGATGATCTCCAATGACTTCTCTCCTTGGCTCGCCTGTTTGGCGGCAATGGCTGGCGGCATGGTGGCTGGTGCTTGTACAGGTCTGCTTCATACCAAAGGCAAAATCAACGGATTGTTATCCGGGATTTTGATGATGATTGCACTCTACTCCATTAATATGCGGATTCTTGGCGCACCGAATAAATCCATTATGGGCATGGATAATCCATTCTCGGGTGAGCATGTCATGGTTCTGATCATCATCGTAGTACTGGTGTTTAAAATCATGCTGGATCTGTTCATGAAAACAGATATTGGACTGGCGCTCCGCGCCACAGGTGATAACAAACGCATGATTCGCAGCTTTGGTGCGAATACGGATGTGACTACGATTGTAGGTGTCAGTTTATCCAATGGATTGGTTGCCCTGTCTGGTGCATTTATTGCCCAGCAATCAGGCTTTGCGGACATTACGATGGGCATTGGTATGATTGTCATTGGACTGGCTTCGGTAATTATCGGTGAAGCTATTCTCGGTGCAAGAACGGTATTCTGGGCTACACTCGCAGCAATTGTTGGTTCAATCATTTACCGGATTGTGGTCGCGCTTGCCCTTCAGGTTGAGTGGTTTGATACATCTGATCTGAAGTTGATCACCGCAGTGATCGTCATTATCGCCCTGGTATTCCCAACGATGCAGCGCTCCATGAAGCAGCGTAGTCTGGCTCGCAAACGAACGGAAGAGTTGATGCGATCCGGGGGTCAGCAGACGAAGGGAGGTATGTGA
- a CDS encoding phosphotransferase, translating to MSEAEKAAVIAQLDRLPMKQQLCHGDPNPGNILIRDNDAIIIDWNNASTGNPEADLAEYIIMIRYAILPPHLPHEATVVLDATREANIRIFMEEYEKLSGIGYADVESSIAPVAARKLIADAISDVEKKMLMDEIRKRLHTPYL from the coding sequence TTGTCTGAAGCGGAGAAAGCTGCTGTGATTGCCCAATTGGATCGATTACCGATGAAGCAGCAACTATGTCACGGTGATCCTAATCCAGGTAACATACTGATCAGGGACAATGATGCCATCATTATTGACTGGAACAATGCTTCTACCGGAAATCCCGAAGCCGACTTGGCCGAATACATTATTATGATTCGATACGCCATACTGCCCCCGCATCTGCCACATGAAGCGACAGTTGTTCTCGATGCTACCAGAGAGGCCAATATTCGCATCTTTATGGAGGAGTATGAGAAGTTGTCCGGTATTGGTTATGCAGATGTTGAATCCTCGATTGCGCCTGTTGCAGCACGCAAACTGATTGCAGATGCCATATCCGATGTGGAGAAAAAAATGCTTATGGACGAGATTAGAAAAAGACTCCATACTCCCTATTTATAA
- a CDS encoding winged helix-turn-helix domain-containing protein — MSLQLDEGKYTVTRRTESIRLLAKEFALLHFLYENKEKSFTRSQLLDRVWPLEYPVERTVDDHIYRLRKKLKRWDEISLDTVRGYGYRLAVHENKSALPATPSAQDPEMQESIHGLLRKYHLFGQGNAIQTLVQQQEALGIQIVPYYQLYIRFIQGDLEWLITTKEIPFEERLYWLLIFVHPLIEPANSIQLYEQALNSSALSADQLRELRILNIVEVYAEIGQIERARMQLEETYRVIKTDELVNFKLPVALAALYVELWGGSGEAVEAQIAVLRAGLKNAPYLREIGRFQVMEGLWLLRQGRVREAELRMDDGLDVLKMSLNAPLYLNAAYQILQFMGHHRIEGRLRSKYRQVYAEIGKSYGVPIYGQQIVDEVRNFLSPIAPSSDLPLI, encoded by the coding sequence ATGTCTTTGCAATTGGATGAAGGGAAATATACGGTAACACGGCGAACGGAATCCATTCGTCTACTCGCCAAGGAATTTGCACTGCTGCATTTTCTGTATGAAAACAAGGAAAAATCCTTCACCCGCAGCCAACTGCTGGACCGGGTATGGCCCTTGGAATATCCGGTTGAACGTACCGTGGATGATCATATCTATCGTCTGCGCAAGAAGCTGAAACGCTGGGATGAGATCAGTCTGGATACGGTACGGGGCTACGGATATCGGCTTGCTGTACATGAGAATAAGTCCGCTCTACCCGCTACCCCTTCTGCTCAAGACCCAGAGATGCAGGAATCCATTCACGGATTACTTCGTAAATATCACTTGTTTGGGCAGGGAAACGCCATACAGACTCTGGTTCAACAGCAGGAAGCACTTGGCATTCAGATTGTCCCGTATTATCAGTTGTATATCCGTTTTATACAGGGAGATCTGGAGTGGCTGATTACAACAAAGGAAATTCCCTTTGAGGAGCGTCTATACTGGCTACTGATTTTCGTGCACCCCCTAATTGAGCCAGCCAATAGTATACAGCTGTATGAGCAGGCTCTGAATTCATCGGCATTGTCTGCAGATCAGCTTCGGGAGCTTCGGATTCTGAACATCGTTGAAGTCTATGCTGAGATTGGACAGATTGAACGGGCTAGGATGCAGCTGGAGGAGACGTATCGTGTGATTAAGACAGACGAGCTTGTTAATTTCAAACTGCCTGTAGCACTTGCAGCGTTGTATGTGGAACTGTGGGGTGGCAGCGGTGAAGCGGTTGAGGCTCAGATAGCAGTCCTGCGAGCAGGATTAAAGAATGCTCCGTATCTGCGGGAGATCGGACGTTTTCAGGTGATGGAAGGGTTATGGTTGCTTCGGCAGGGACGAGTTCGTGAAGCGGAACTTAGAATGGATGATGGTCTGGACGTATTGAAGATGTCGCTGAACGCACCGTTATATCTGAATGCGGCATATCAGATTCTCCAGTTCATGGGTCATCATCGAATTGAAGGCAGACTTCGCAGTAAATATCGTCAAGTGTATGCAGAGATCGGCAAAAGCTACGGTGTTCCCATATATGGACAGCAAATTGTGGATGAAGTACGCAACTTTTTATCCCCTATCGCCCCATCCTCTGATCTTCCTCTGATATAA
- a CDS encoding winged helix-turn-helix transcriptional regulator encodes MLIVKREEERTTRERILFMLKQNGTLTAREMTADLGLTGMAIRRHLTALEQDGWIEVREARATAGRPSSVYQLTVRGDSFFPKSYSSLTLELLEELSDTAGSGVVDALFESRRDKLLRSGLPQMEGQDLAGRVEELARIQNANGYMADASREEDGTYVITEMNCPIVQVASVYKQACRCELDLFRSLLQAEVERTECYADGGKRCKYEIREASGN; translated from the coding sequence GTGCTGATCGTGAAGCGCGAAGAGGAACGAACGACGCGTGAACGGATTTTGTTCATGCTGAAGCAGAATGGTACATTGACCGCGAGGGAAATGACAGCTGATCTGGGTCTGACCGGCATGGCCATTCGCCGTCATCTGACGGCACTGGAGCAGGATGGCTGGATCGAGGTTCGGGAGGCCCGGGCTACGGCCGGACGTCCGTCCTCGGTGTACCAACTGACGGTACGCGGGGACAGCTTTTTTCCAAAATCATATTCGTCCCTTACGTTGGAACTGCTTGAAGAATTGTCTGACACAGCCGGGAGCGGTGTGGTAGATGCGTTGTTCGAGAGTCGCCGGGACAAGCTGCTTCGCAGCGGATTGCCACAGATGGAGGGCCAGGATCTGGCCGGACGGGTGGAGGAACTCGCGCGAATCCAGAATGCCAATGGATATATGGCGGATGCGTCCAGAGAAGAAGATGGAACCTACGTCATTACGGAAATGAACTGCCCAATTGTACAAGTCGCGAGTGTCTACAAGCAAGCTTGCCGCTGTGAACTCGATCTGTTCCGCTCGCTGCTTCAAGCTGAGGTAGAGCGTACCGAATGTTACGCTGATGGCGGCAAAAGGTGCAAGTATGAGATTCGCGAAGCGTCGGGGAATTAA
- a CDS encoding Rpn family recombination-promoting nuclease/putative transposase gives MMTELLDPKNDYVFKRIFGSEENKDVLLAFLNHTFKNAGESLLTEIVLINPYLDKDTPRDKQSILDIRAKTDQGELINVEMQLFNQYDLEKRTLFYWGKQYSGQLLEGQRYSQLKKCVAINIVNFKMLANDQYHNVFHLREDHTDIPLTDVIEIHFMEIPKLNDENIQMKDGLVRWLLFLKGMTRSSWEALMMHEPEPALKKAMSVLEFLSQDEQARQRYIDRQKFLWDEASMIEGAREEGLKKGMEEGIQKGIEEGIKEGEAESKRKIAMNMLTLGLNQATIIKATGLTPSELEELQKEKE, from the coding sequence ATGATGACAGAGTTGCTTGATCCCAAGAACGATTATGTGTTCAAACGAATCTTTGGAAGTGAAGAGAATAAGGATGTTCTTCTGGCTTTTCTGAATCACACCTTCAAAAATGCAGGTGAATCCTTACTGACCGAGATTGTGTTAATCAACCCTTATCTGGACAAAGATACCCCGAGAGATAAACAGTCCATTCTGGACATACGGGCCAAAACAGATCAAGGTGAGCTAATTAATGTTGAAATGCAGTTGTTTAATCAGTATGATTTAGAGAAGAGGACTTTGTTCTATTGGGGTAAACAATACTCCGGACAATTACTTGAAGGACAGAGATATAGCCAACTCAAAAAATGCGTTGCGATCAACATTGTTAATTTCAAAATGCTCGCTAATGACCAGTATCACAACGTATTTCATTTAAGAGAAGACCATACTGATATTCCGTTGACGGATGTTATAGAGATTCACTTTATGGAAATACCAAAGCTGAATGATGAAAATATTCAAATGAAAGATGGATTGGTGCGTTGGCTGTTATTTCTGAAAGGAATGACTAGATCAAGCTGGGAGGCGTTAATGATGCACGAACCCGAACCGGCTTTAAAAAAAGCCATGAGTGTATTAGAGTTTCTGAGCCAGGATGAGCAAGCACGTCAACGATATATCGACCGTCAGAAATTTCTATGGGACGAAGCTTCCATGATTGAGGGAGCACGAGAAGAGGGTCTCAAGAAAGGCATGGAGGAAGGAATTCAAAAAGGAATCGAAGAAGGCATCAAAGAGGGTGAAGCTGAGAGCAAGCGGAAAATCGCAATGAATATGCTCACTTTAGGTCTTAATCAGGCTACTATTATTAAAGCTACCGGGCTAACACCATCTGAATTAGAAGAGCTGCAAAAAGAAAAGGAATAA
- a CDS encoding MFS transporter, producing MTVISNEPTSNESTELTASSAESSKSLWTNLQFVRMFIAYSLATFGDWFDALAIQVMVAYRWGADPLIIALIPVCMAVPGILLGSVAGALADRLHKVKIMILCDVITVGLTVAILFAPSPAWLLPLLALRAMMGVFHVPAQQALTRQVVAEEHLFQASSLNGFVSQCSKVAGPLLGAVILAFFSPQICIVINACTRLLSGAVLWPLRRLVEQSEPVEPDGSDSDAKDGSESLFTQWQQGWHFIRRSRTVLSTILFGCFGLMAILMIDYQFTTLFREIKPGNESLLGWLGSSAGAGAVIIILLLNRLPRIGYGWGLGGGYLFVGAGIAALGWIGPQTPEIWVIIWGLCIGIGNGLFMVTLNYLLQKETPPAYVGRVFGIQNSLSSVVLVVAPLAGGALIRAAGPSSTFQYIGLATLVIGLAGILLQRILWEGKQPHVNEAKKIIPQESA from the coding sequence ATGACCGTCATTTCAAATGAACCCACATCCAATGAATCCACCGAATTAACTGCCTCATCTGCGGAATCTTCCAAAAGCTTATGGACTAACCTCCAGTTTGTCCGCATGTTTATCGCATACTCACTGGCTACGTTTGGAGATTGGTTCGATGCACTTGCGATCCAGGTGATGGTGGCTTACCGCTGGGGTGCTGACCCACTGATCATTGCACTTATTCCTGTATGTATGGCTGTCCCGGGTATACTGCTTGGCTCCGTTGCAGGTGCCCTGGCTGATCGACTGCACAAAGTAAAGATCATGATCTTGTGTGATGTGATCACCGTGGGTTTAACCGTTGCTATTTTATTCGCACCAAGCCCGGCATGGTTGCTGCCACTTCTTGCTCTGCGGGCCATGATGGGGGTGTTCCATGTTCCAGCCCAGCAGGCGTTAACCCGCCAGGTGGTGGCAGAGGAGCATCTGTTCCAGGCATCTTCCTTGAACGGTTTTGTGAGCCAGTGCTCGAAAGTGGCAGGACCACTTCTGGGAGCAGTCATTTTGGCCTTTTTCTCACCACAGATCTGTATTGTTATTAATGCCTGTACCCGCCTGTTGTCGGGGGCAGTGTTGTGGCCTTTACGGCGGTTGGTGGAGCAATCGGAGCCTGTTGAACCAGACGGAAGTGATTCTGACGCAAAGGATGGCTCGGAATCCTTGTTCACACAGTGGCAGCAAGGCTGGCATTTTATACGTCGCAGCCGCACTGTGCTGAGCACGATTCTGTTTGGCTGTTTTGGACTCATGGCTATTCTAATGATTGATTATCAGTTTACGACTCTGTTTCGGGAGATCAAGCCAGGTAACGAATCACTGCTCGGCTGGTTGGGTTCATCTGCAGGAGCGGGGGCAGTAATTATCATTTTGTTGTTAAATCGGCTGCCGAGGATTGGGTATGGATGGGGACTAGGTGGAGGATATCTGTTCGTGGGTGCCGGAATCGCTGCATTGGGGTGGATCGGCCCACAAACACCGGAAATTTGGGTCATTATCTGGGGCCTCTGCATCGGGATAGGCAATGGACTCTTTATGGTAACACTGAATTATTTGCTGCAAAAAGAAACCCCTCCTGCCTATGTAGGGCGTGTCTTCGGTATCCAAAATTCACTATCCAGTGTTGTACTGGTCGTAGCTCCACTTGCAGGTGGGGCGCTCATTCGAGCCGCAGGTCCGAGTTCCACCTTTCAATATATTGGTCTCGCTACGCTGGTAATTGGTCTTGCCGGCATTTTGCTACAGCGTATCTTGTGGGAGGGAAAGCAGCCTCACGTGAATGAAGCAAAAAAGATCATTCCGCAGGAATCGGCCTGA
- a CDS encoding HAMP domain-containing sensor histidine kinase encodes MRVSIKLKFSVFLAALLILTVVVLSSLVLRGIERNQQSQIEGILSQQTRLVNLNVRQAYYTESVHLEQDVFLQRNGRRLAQELANSTGLPIALYDMKGQQVGSSISSGESAIVQDTLNYALENKIAYHEQGDTLLYAAPLDGPDGQMGAVWMQYPVQSYHEFYARILQLFMWAGIAVVALSFILGYLFYNRFAVAITRLKKSADSIREGDYITESPVRRKDELGELGQGIYYMSTSIQQNITAMHAEQQKLQLAIEKLQALEQQQKQYIGNISHEFKTPLTSIKAYVELLDMYKDDPQLLDDATNSIGKETERLYEMVEKVLHLSALEKYDFENQAEDVEVSALLEDACGRMRGKAEKFALNMELDLEPAVIRSDRESLMHIFINLLDNAIKYNVPDGVIRVKNELRMQDHQAVIRIYNSGTPIPAEAREKIFEPFYTVNKDRARKTGGTGLGLSLVKQFVEKQGGTITLLTGDLEDGEGVTFQLVFPLSDASLQVRNKSE; translated from the coding sequence ATGAGAGTCAGCATCAAGCTGAAATTCAGTGTTTTTCTGGCGGCATTACTTATCCTGACCGTGGTGGTGCTCAGTTCACTTGTACTGCGAGGTATTGAACGCAATCAGCAGTCACAGATCGAGGGCATTCTGTCGCAGCAGACACGTCTGGTGAATTTGAATGTGCGACAGGCCTACTATACGGAGTCCGTGCATCTCGAACAGGACGTTTTTTTACAGCGGAACGGTCGCAGGCTGGCACAGGAATTGGCGAACTCTACCGGATTGCCGATAGCGCTCTATGACATGAAAGGTCAGCAAGTCGGTTCATCGATTAGCTCCGGGGAGAGTGCGATTGTTCAGGATACGCTCAACTATGCATTGGAAAATAAAATTGCCTACCATGAGCAAGGGGATACCTTGCTTTATGCGGCACCGCTGGATGGTCCGGATGGACAGATGGGTGCTGTATGGATGCAATATCCGGTCCAAAGCTATCATGAATTTTATGCCCGTATCCTCCAACTGTTCATGTGGGCGGGGATTGCGGTTGTGGCGCTGAGCTTCATTCTGGGGTACCTGTTCTACAATCGGTTTGCCGTTGCGATTACCCGACTGAAGAAGTCCGCAGATTCCATTCGCGAAGGGGACTACATTACGGAGTCTCCTGTGAGACGCAAGGATGAACTGGGCGAGCTAGGGCAGGGCATCTATTATATGAGTACATCGATCCAACAAAATATCACAGCCATGCATGCGGAGCAGCAGAAGCTGCAACTGGCGATTGAGAAGCTTCAGGCGCTAGAACAGCAGCAGAAACAATATATCGGCAATATCAGCCATGAGTTCAAGACGCCGCTGACGTCGATCAAAGCCTATGTGGAGCTGCTCGACATGTATAAGGATGATCCGCAATTGCTCGATGATGCCACAAATAGCATTGGCAAAGAAACCGAGCGGCTGTACGAGATGGTTGAGAAAGTCTTACATTTATCTGCTCTGGAGAAGTACGACTTCGAGAATCAGGCCGAAGATGTAGAGGTTAGTGCTCTGCTGGAAGATGCCTGTGGCCGGATGCGTGGGAAAGCGGAGAAGTTTGCGCTGAACATGGAACTGGATCTTGAACCGGCGGTGATCCGCAGTGATCGGGAAAGCCTTATGCATATTTTCATCAACTTGCTGGATAATGCCATCAAATATAACGTCCCGGATGGTGTGATTCGGGTGAAGAACGAACTGCGGATGCAGGATCACCAAGCGGTCATTCGCATCTACAACTCGGGTACGCCGATTCCGGCAGAGGCACGGGAGAAGATTTTTGAACCCTTTTACACCGTGAACAAAGACAGAGCTAGAAAAACCGGCGGAACCGGACTGGGACTATCTCTCGTGAAGCAGTTTGTTGAAAAACAGGGCGGTACAATCACCCTGCTGACAGGCGATCTAGAGGATGGGGAAGGCGTGACGTTCCAACTCGTGTTTCCTTTGTCTGATGCAAGTTTACAAGTTCGAAACAAGTCCGAATAA
- a CDS encoding ABC transporter ATP-binding protein translates to MLEITQVTKLFNPGTTDEKTALVGVNLTMNPGDFVTVIGSNGAGKSTLMNIISGVMKPDMGDVLINDRSIKNLPEHKRSSWIGRVFQDPMAGTAPHMSIEENMAMAYKRGKGRGLGFGVTRARREIFNTQLEKLGIGLEKRLNAKVGLLSGGERQALSLLMATFTQPQILLLDEHTAALDPSRAELITELTETLVREMRLTTLMVTHNMEQAIRLGNRLIMMDKGRIILDVSEERKRTLTVPELLGEFERISGKKMADDRVVLG, encoded by the coding sequence ATGCTGGAGATTACGCAAGTAACCAAGCTGTTCAACCCAGGCACAACGGATGAGAAGACCGCGCTGGTTGGTGTGAATCTGACGATGAATCCGGGAGATTTTGTAACGGTGATTGGCAGTAACGGAGCGGGGAAATCCACGCTGATGAACATCATTTCGGGTGTGATGAAGCCGGATATGGGCGATGTTCTGATCAATGACCGTTCCATTAAAAACCTGCCGGAGCATAAACGCAGTAGCTGGATTGGCCGGGTGTTCCAAGACCCGATGGCAGGAACAGCACCACATATGTCCATTGAAGAAAACATGGCGATGGCATACAAACGTGGCAAAGGACGCGGACTAGGCTTCGGAGTAACCCGTGCCAGACGTGAGATTTTCAATACACAACTGGAGAAGCTGGGTATTGGATTGGAGAAGCGGCTTAACGCGAAAGTCGGCCTCTTGTCGGGCGGAGAGCGACAGGCACTCAGTCTGTTGATGGCGACCTTTACTCAACCGCAGATTCTGCTGCTGGATGAGCATACGGCTGCCCTTGATCCTTCACGTGCCGAACTGATCACGGAACTGACGGAGACACTTGTGCGTGAGATGAGACTTACTACATTGATGGTAACGCACAATATGGAACAGGCGATTCGTCTGGGTAACCGTTTGATTATGATGGACAAAGGCCGAATTATTTTGGATGTCAGCGAAGAGCGCAAGCGTACGTTGACGGTACCTGAGTTGCTGGGTGAATTCGAGCGTATTAGCGGCAAAAAAATGGCGGATGACCGAGTCGTGCTTGGTTAA
- a CDS encoding ABC transporter substrate-binding protein, with the protein MKKKFWMSLMMVASMIVAAGCGNNSGTSSESEGSGSTTGGGSEEKSYQIAISQIVEHPSLDATREGFIAALKEAGIEENKNLKIDYNNAQGDSTNNLSIAQKISGDSKNDLVLGIATPSALALAQQVKDKPLLFAAVTDPLGAKLVSDMDKPGGNVTGASDTNPEAIVQLADFIAKNLPDVKTVGLVINEGEPNAVVMADNAEKALATHNIKLVKAPVTNTSEVKQATDSLVGKVDAFYITLDNSVVSAVDTIIQTANNNKIPFFSSDRDTVEKGAFATVGFKYYDHGYQVGEMAADILKNGTKPGDMKVTVPDKLDLILNLKAAEAQGITVTDEMKAAVQDQDNNIIQ; encoded by the coding sequence ATGAAAAAGAAATTCTGGATGTCACTGATGATGGTTGCTTCAATGATCGTTGCGGCAGGTTGCGGAAATAACAGCGGTACAAGCTCGGAATCCGAAGGATCGGGAAGTACAACAGGTGGAGGCAGCGAGGAAAAATCATACCAGATTGCCATCTCGCAGATTGTTGAACATCCATCCCTGGATGCTACACGCGAAGGATTTATTGCAGCCCTGAAGGAAGCGGGCATTGAAGAGAACAAGAACCTCAAAATTGATTACAATAATGCGCAAGGTGATTCGACGAATAACCTGTCCATTGCACAGAAAATCTCGGGTGATTCCAAAAACGACCTCGTACTCGGCATCGCAACACCATCTGCGCTGGCTCTGGCTCAACAAGTGAAGGACAAGCCATTGTTGTTCGCAGCGGTAACAGACCCGCTGGGTGCGAAACTGGTGAGCGATATGGACAAGCCGGGCGGCAACGTTACAGGTGCATCGGACACGAACCCGGAGGCGATCGTACAATTGGCTGACTTTATCGCCAAAAATCTGCCGGATGTGAAAACGGTAGGTCTGGTGATTAACGAAGGCGAACCGAATGCGGTGGTTATGGCAGATAACGCTGAAAAGGCACTAGCAACACATAATATCAAGCTGGTGAAAGCACCAGTTACGAATACATCTGAAGTAAAACAGGCAACGGATTCCCTCGTTGGCAAAGTAGACGCCTTTTACATTACGCTTGATAACTCTGTCGTGAGTGCGGTTGATACGATTATTCAAACGGCGAACAACAACAAAATTCCATTCTTCTCCAGTGATCGGGATACCGTTGAAAAAGGAGCTTTCGCAACCGTTGGCTTCAAATATTATGACCATGGATATCAGGTAGGGGAGATGGCTGCGGACATTCTGAAAAACGGTACGAAACCTGGTGATATGAAAGTCACCGTTCCAGACAAGCTGGATCTGATCCTGAACCTGAAAGCGGCTGAAGCTCAAGGCATCACGGTTACGGATGAGATGAAGGCGGCAGTGCAAGACCAGGACAACAACATTATTCAATAG
- a CDS encoding response regulator transcription factor: MNKKVLVVDDESSIVSAIAYALRREGYEVETASDGEEALVKVASFHPQVMILDVMMPRLDGYGVCRRLEDREDIGIILLTVKNDIVDKIVGLEMGADDYMTKPFEIRELLARVKALMRRVEKSSPPPDDAKNQAIVNGDLRIHVAHRTVTVNEEKLDLTPKEFDLLTILMSNPERVYTRDDLLDRVWGMEYAGGTRTVDIHIQRLRKKIGDTDQQKLQTVYGIGYKAAAPETGGAV, from the coding sequence ATGAATAAAAAAGTACTCGTGGTAGATGACGAATCAAGCATCGTCAGTGCCATTGCTTACGCGTTGCGGCGCGAAGGATATGAAGTAGAGACTGCGAGTGACGGCGAAGAGGCCTTGGTCAAGGTTGCATCGTTTCACCCACAGGTCATGATTCTGGACGTCATGATGCCAAGGCTTGATGGATATGGCGTATGTCGCAGGCTGGAGGACCGGGAGGATATCGGCATTATTTTGCTGACCGTCAAAAACGATATCGTAGACAAGATTGTCGGCCTGGAAATGGGCGCCGATGATTACATGACCAAGCCATTCGAGATCCGCGAACTGCTCGCAAGGGTAAAAGCATTGATGCGCCGTGTCGAGAAAAGCAGTCCACCACCTGACGATGCGAAGAATCAGGCCATTGTAAATGGCGATCTGCGTATCCATGTCGCTCATCGCACGGTCACCGTGAATGAAGAGAAGCTGGATCTGACACCGAAGGAGTTTGACCTACTGACGATTCTTATGTCCAATCCCGAGCGGGTGTACACACGAGACGATCTGCTGGATCGGGTATGGGGCATGGAGTATGCGGGTGGCACACGAACCGTAGACATTCACATCCAGCGTTTGCGTAAAAAAATTGGAGATACGGATCAGCAAAAATTGCAGACGGTATACGGGATTGGCTACAAAGCCGCTGCGCCTGAAACGGGCGGGGCGGTATGA
- a CDS encoding rhodanese-related sulfurtransferase encodes MCNSAYRVLLYYKFVKIEDPETFTQEHLQYCKDLGVKGRILIASEGINGTVSGTPEQTEQYMKDMLANPLFSDMVFKIDDVEEHAFKKIFVRHKAELVTFRVDEDLDPNVTSGKRLSPKEFHEHLQRDDVIVIDGRNDYEYEIGHFRGAIRPDVESFREFPEWIRENLGDMKDKTIITYCTGGIRCEKLTGFMINEGFQDVAQLDGGIVTYGKDPEVQGHLFDGKCYVFDERISVPINRTEEDIVIASCYHCGTTHDRYINCPTCNLQHVSCEDCEETHNRFCSDACREAAPVHA; translated from the coding sequence ATGTGTAACAGCGCGTACCGCGTGCTTTTATATTATAAGTTCGTGAAGATTGAAGACCCTGAGACGTTTACACAAGAGCATCTGCAATACTGTAAGGATCTTGGTGTGAAAGGCCGTATTCTGATCGCATCTGAAGGCATTAACGGTACGGTATCCGGAACGCCTGAACAGACGGAACAGTACATGAAAGACATGCTGGCTAATCCGCTATTCAGCGACATGGTGTTCAAGATTGATGATGTGGAAGAGCATGCGTTCAAAAAAATCTTTGTTCGTCACAAAGCAGAGCTGGTTACGTTCCGCGTGGACGAAGATCTTGATCCGAATGTGACTAGCGGCAAACGCCTTTCACCGAAAGAGTTCCATGAGCATTTGCAACGTGATGACGTGATCGTTATCGATGGTCGCAATGATTATGAATACGAAATTGGTCATTTCCGCGGGGCCATCCGTCCAGATGTCGAGTCGTTCCGTGAGTTTCCGGAGTGGATCCGCGAGAACCTGGGTGACATGAAGGACAAAACGATTATTACCTATTGCACTGGCGGCATTCGCTGCGAGAAGCTGACAGGGTTCATGATCAATGAAGGATTCCAGGACGTGGCTCAATTGGACGGCGGTATTGTCACGTACGGTAAAGATCCGGAAGTACAAGGCCATTTGTTCGATGGTAAATGTTACGTGTTTGACGAGCGAATCTCTGTACCGATCAACCGGACAGAAGAGGATATCGTCATTGCCAGCTGTTATCACTGCGGAACGACACATGACCGATATATTAATTGTCCAACCTGCAACCTGCAGCATGTAAGCTGTGAGGATTGCGAAGAGACGCATAACCGCTTTTGCTCGGATGCCTGCCGGGAGGCAGCACCGGTACACGCATAA